A genome region from Solanum pennellii chromosome 12, SPENNV200 includes the following:
- the LOC107006817 gene encoding U-box domain-containing protein 35-like isoform X1, translating to MVSLHGLHEERLVAVAIDKNKGSQYALRWATENVLTKGQKVTLLHVPQTQTTSAPQSPTYNNNGGNDPSTGQDSNSQCTDLFLPFRVFCSFKEIAYDLIILEGQDIAKSLIDYVSLYRVQNLIIGCPSKNGISRLFTKSDVANTVMKKAPSFCNIYIVSKGKISSTRMASHPLKRKSSNPSIRIPPQRNSNFDATNLMSPFPRVSISTNKTSDEVYVAKADNSFSGSDRMSTDSSTLFLDCYDNLGSEVHSHRPSVSMNFIDSKHVGEPTRLSGFGPTRLVDHMHSANEFLLSEQNCEENSSSADKIKEMEEKLRRLELQTIQTMEMYHAACKEALREKQKLRELENLRKEDVKKLEEARREKEEALDHVAKEKALRIASKEEAKAAKRKAEKEAEKRKRFERKALKESEAKKSTIKSLVYSQKAIKYQSLLRILVVLIIFYLYFFEL from the exons ATGGTGAGCCTACATGGATTGCATGAAGAAAGATTGGTAGCTGTGGCcattgataaaaataaaggaagcCAATATGCACTTAGATGGGCTACTGAAAATGTACTTACAAAAGGCCAAAAGGTTACATTACTTCATGTTCCTCAAACTCAAACTACATCAGCACCACAATCTCCAACATATAATAACAATG GAGGCAATGATCCATCAACTGGACAAGATTCAAATAGCCAATGTACAGATTTGTTCCTTCCTTTTCGcgtcttttgttctttcaaagAA ATAGCTTATGATCTAATCATACTTGAAGGTCAAGACATTGCAAAGTCTCTCATCGACTATGTTTCACTTTATAGAGTTCAAAATTTGATAATTGGTTGTCCATCAAAGAATGGAATTTCAAg ACTTTTCACTAAAAGTGATGTTGCAAATACTGTAATGAAGAAGGCACCAAGCTTTTGCAATATTTACATAGTTTCCAAAGGGAAAATCAGTTCTACAAGAATGGCTTCTCATCCGTTGAAACGAAAATCCTCGAATCCTAGCATACGTATCCCACCACAACGCAATTCCAACTTTGATGCAACGAATTTAAT GTCTCCGTTTCCGAGGGTGAGTATATCAACCAACAAGACATCAGATGAGGTTTATGTGGCAAAAGCTGATAATTCATTTTCAGGTTCTGATAGAATGAGCACAGATAGTAGTACTTTGTTCCTGGATTGCTATGATAATTTAGGAAGTGAAGTTCATTCTCATCGTCCCTCAGTATCTATGAATTTTATCGACAGCAAACACGTTGGAGAGCCTACGAGGCTGTCTGGTTTTGGTCCTACAAGGTTGGTTGATCATATGCATTCCGCAAATGAGTTTCTACTATCTGAACAGAACTGTGAAGAAAATTCATCGTCCGCCGATAAAATT aaagaaatggaagaaaagcTGAGAAGACTAGAGTTGCAAACAATTCAAACTATGGAAATGTACCATGCAGCCTGCAAAGAGGCACTAAGAGAGAAGCAAAAG ttgAGGGAACTTGAAAATTTGAGGAAGGAAGATGTGAAGAAACTAGAAGAAGCAAGACGAGAAAAGGAAGAGGCATTGGATCATGTTGCGAAGGAGAAAGCATTAAGGATTGCATCAAAGGAAGAGGCGAAAGCCGCTAAAAGAAAGGCTGAAAAAGAGGCAGAAAAGAGAAAGCGTTTTGAAAGAAAAGCGCTTAAAGAATCTGAGGCCAAGAAGTCTACTATAAAGTCCTTAGTTTACTCCCAAAAGGCTATAAAGTATCAAAGTTTACTTAGGATACTTGTGGTTTTGATAATTTTCTACCTTTATTTCTTTGAGTTGTGA
- the LOC107006817 gene encoding U-box domain-containing protein 52-like isoform X2 — MVSLHGLHEERLVAVAIDKNKGSQYALRWATENVLTKGQKVTLLHVPQTQTTSAPQSPTYNNNGGNDPSTGQDSNSQCTDLFLPFRVFCSFKEIAYDLIILEGQDIAKSLIDYVSLYRVQNLIIGCPSKNGISRLFTKSDVANTVMKKAPSFCNIYIVSKGKISSTRMASHPLKRKSSNPSIRIPPQRNSNFDATNLMSPFPRVSISTNKTSDEVYVAKADNSFSANTLESLRGCLVLVLQGWLIICIPQMSFYYLNRTVKKIHRPPIKLFFFQKEMEEKLRRLELQTIQTMEMYHAACKEALREKQKLRELENLRKEDVKKLEEARREKEEALDHVAKEKALRIASKEEAKAAKRKAEKEAEKRKRFERKALKESEAKKSTIKSLVYSQKAIKYQSLLRILVVLIIFYLYFFEL, encoded by the exons ATGGTGAGCCTACATGGATTGCATGAAGAAAGATTGGTAGCTGTGGCcattgataaaaataaaggaagcCAATATGCACTTAGATGGGCTACTGAAAATGTACTTACAAAAGGCCAAAAGGTTACATTACTTCATGTTCCTCAAACTCAAACTACATCAGCACCACAATCTCCAACATATAATAACAATG GAGGCAATGATCCATCAACTGGACAAGATTCAAATAGCCAATGTACAGATTTGTTCCTTCCTTTTCGcgtcttttgttctttcaaagAA ATAGCTTATGATCTAATCATACTTGAAGGTCAAGACATTGCAAAGTCTCTCATCGACTATGTTTCACTTTATAGAGTTCAAAATTTGATAATTGGTTGTCCATCAAAGAATGGAATTTCAAg ACTTTTCACTAAAAGTGATGTTGCAAATACTGTAATGAAGAAGGCACCAAGCTTTTGCAATATTTACATAGTTTCCAAAGGGAAAATCAGTTCTACAAGAATGGCTTCTCATCCGTTGAAACGAAAATCCTCGAATCCTAGCATACGTATCCCACCACAACGCAATTCCAACTTTGATGCAACGAATTTAAT GTCTCCGTTTCCGAGGGTGAGTATATCAACCAACAAGACATCAGATGAGGTTTATGTGGCAAAAGCTGATAATTCATTTTCAG CAAACACGTTGGAGAGCCTACGAGGCTGTCTGGTTTTGGTCCTACAAGGTTGGTTGATCATATGCATTCCGCAAATGAGTTTCTACTATCTGAACAGAACTGTGAAGAAAATTCATCGTCCGCCGATAAAATT attttttttccagaaagaaatggaagaaaagcTGAGAAGACTAGAGTTGCAAACAATTCAAACTATGGAAATGTACCATGCAGCCTGCAAAGAGGCACTAAGAGAGAAGCAAAAG ttgAGGGAACTTGAAAATTTGAGGAAGGAAGATGTGAAGAAACTAGAAGAAGCAAGACGAGAAAAGGAAGAGGCATTGGATCATGTTGCGAAGGAGAAAGCATTAAGGATTGCATCAAAGGAAGAGGCGAAAGCCGCTAAAAGAAAGGCTGAAAAAGAGGCAGAAAAGAGAAAGCGTTTTGAAAGAAAAGCGCTTAAAGAATCTGAGGCCAAGAAGTCTACTATAAAGTCCTTAGTTTACTCCCAAAAGGCTATAAAGTATCAAAGTTTACTTAGGATACTTGTGGTTTTGATAATTTTCTACCTTTATTTCTTTGAGTTGTGA
- the LOC107006817 gene encoding U-box domain-containing protein 35-like isoform X3 yields the protein MHLDGLLKMYLQKAKRLHYFMFLKLKLHQHHNLQHIITMEAMIHQLDKIQIANIAYDLIILEGQDIAKSLIDYVSLYRVQNLIIGCPSKNGISRLFTKSDVANTVMKKAPSFCNIYIVSKGKISSTRMASHPLKRKSSNPSIRIPPQRNSNFDATNLMSPFPRVSISTNKTSDEVYVAKADNSFSGSDRMSTDSSTLFLDCYDNLGSEVHSHRPSVSMNFIDSKHVGEPTRLSGFGPTRLVDHMHSANEFLLSEQNCEENSSSADKIKEMEEKLRRLELQTIQTMEMYHAACKEALREKQKLRELENLRKEDVKKLEEARREKEEALDHVAKEKALRIASKEEAKAAKRKAEKEAEKRKRFERKALKESEAKKSTIKSLVYSQKAIKYQSLLRILVVLIIFYLYFFEL from the exons ATGCACTTAGATGGGCTACTGAAAATGTACTTACAAAAGGCCAAAAGGTTACATTACTTCATGTTCCTCAAACTCAAACTACATCAGCACCACAATCTCCAACATATAATAACAATG GAGGCAATGATCCATCAACTGGACAAGATTCAAATAGCCAAT ATAGCTTATGATCTAATCATACTTGAAGGTCAAGACATTGCAAAGTCTCTCATCGACTATGTTTCACTTTATAGAGTTCAAAATTTGATAATTGGTTGTCCATCAAAGAATGGAATTTCAAg ACTTTTCACTAAAAGTGATGTTGCAAATACTGTAATGAAGAAGGCACCAAGCTTTTGCAATATTTACATAGTTTCCAAAGGGAAAATCAGTTCTACAAGAATGGCTTCTCATCCGTTGAAACGAAAATCCTCGAATCCTAGCATACGTATCCCACCACAACGCAATTCCAACTTTGATGCAACGAATTTAAT GTCTCCGTTTCCGAGGGTGAGTATATCAACCAACAAGACATCAGATGAGGTTTATGTGGCAAAAGCTGATAATTCATTTTCAGGTTCTGATAGAATGAGCACAGATAGTAGTACTTTGTTCCTGGATTGCTATGATAATTTAGGAAGTGAAGTTCATTCTCATCGTCCCTCAGTATCTATGAATTTTATCGACAGCAAACACGTTGGAGAGCCTACGAGGCTGTCTGGTTTTGGTCCTACAAGGTTGGTTGATCATATGCATTCCGCAAATGAGTTTCTACTATCTGAACAGAACTGTGAAGAAAATTCATCGTCCGCCGATAAAATT aaagaaatggaagaaaagcTGAGAAGACTAGAGTTGCAAACAATTCAAACTATGGAAATGTACCATGCAGCCTGCAAAGAGGCACTAAGAGAGAAGCAAAAG ttgAGGGAACTTGAAAATTTGAGGAAGGAAGATGTGAAGAAACTAGAAGAAGCAAGACGAGAAAAGGAAGAGGCATTGGATCATGTTGCGAAGGAGAAAGCATTAAGGATTGCATCAAAGGAAGAGGCGAAAGCCGCTAAAAGAAAGGCTGAAAAAGAGGCAGAAAAGAGAAAGCGTTTTGAAAGAAAAGCGCTTAAAGAATCTGAGGCCAAGAAGTCTACTATAAAGTCCTTAGTTTACTCCCAAAAGGCTATAAAGTATCAAAGTTTACTTAGGATACTTGTGGTTTTGATAATTTTCTACCTTTATTTCTTTGAGTTGTGA
- the LOC114075223 gene encoding uncharacterized protein LOC114075223 — protein sequence MSFGCDVFGSKNIGIGNSSAIFTLELLLGSSNYLSWASSVEFWCKGQGVHDHLTNKTYVVDVKAKTSEKDAKVKAHWEKIDAQLFSLLWRSIISKLMPLFRPFQTCYTVWEKACALYTNDISRFYDVISRLTNLMKQESIMSTYLGQVHAIIEEFDTLMPVTTDVEKQQEHRQTLFLVLTLAGLPPDNDFEYNEFLRNRASKQSSPAVAYGAQPNQPSNNAHIAQIEYDEFLQYRANKQTSPQVVSVAQPDVSVTAITLTNGIQTKPKGVGKAKPLSCVTLNSVLYVFGSPFSLASMIGTGHESQGLYYLTSSNSLTACSVIDSPNLIHKRLGHPSLFKLQKMHYTFLNYHRLSSPHYAFVSSLSSVSIPKTTDEALSHSGWRQAMVDEMSALHKSGTWELVSLPAGRSTVGCHWVYAIKISPDVQVDRLKARLVAKGYTQIFGLDYSDTFAPVAKIAYVRLFLSMAIVRHSPLYQLDIKNVFLYGDLEEEVYMEQSPGFVAQGESSSLVCRLRRSIYRLKQSPRAWFGKFSTVIQEFGMNRSGADQTVFYRHSAPGRYLFGCLC from the exons ATGTCTTTTGGATGTGATGTTTTTGGTTCTAAAAATATAGGGATTGGAAATTCTAGCGCTATATTCACTTTAGAACTTCTATTGGGAAGTTCAAACTATTTATCTTGGGCTTCGTCAGTTGAATTTTGGTGCAAGGGTCAAGGTGTGCACGATCACTTAACGAACAAGACTTATGTGGTAGATGTAAAGGCAAAGACTAGTGAGAAAGATGCAAAAGTCAAAGCACATTGGGAGAAAATAGATGCTCAATTATTTAGTCTCCTATGGCGTTCGATTATTTCCAAATTGATGCCCTTGTTTCGCCCATTCCAAACGTGTTATACAGTTTGGGAAAAGGCGTGTGCTTTATACACTAATGACATTTCTCGATTCTATGATGTGATATCTCGATTGACCAACTTAATGAAACAAGAATCCATTATGTCTACTTACTTGGGACAGGTACATGCAATCATAGAGGAATTCGACACGTTGATGCCAGTGACTACGGATGTGGAAAAACAACAAGAACATAGACAAACATTGTTTCTAGTTCTTACTCTTGCTGGACTTCCTCCTGATAATGATTTT GAATATAATGAGTTCCTTCGAAATCGCGCAAGTAAACAGTCATCTCCAGCGGTAGCATATGGTGCTCAACCTAATCAACCATCCAATAATGCTCATATTGCTCAGATAGAATATGATGAGTTCCTTCAGTATCGTGCAAATAAGCAAACGTCTCCACAAGTAGTTTCGGTTGCACAACCTGATGTGTCTGTCACGG CTATTACTTTAACCAATGGGATCCAGACAAAACCAAAAGGGGTTGGAAAAGCCAAACCCCTATCTTGTGTCACCCTAAACTCTGTTCTTTATGTTTTTGGTTCTCCTTTTAGTCTAGCATCT ATGATTGGAACAGGACATGAATCACAAGGCCTTTACTATCTTACCTCTTCAAATTCCTTGACAGCATGCTCCGTTATAGATTCCCCAAATCTAATTCACAAACGTCTGGGACATCCGAGTCTATTCAAACTGCAAAAGATG CATTATACCTTCTTAAATTATCATCGTCTATCATCACCCCATTATGCCTTTGTGTCGTCTTTGTCCTCTGTTTCCATTCCTAAGACTACCGATGAAGCACTTTCTCATTCTGGATGGAGGCAGGCTATGGTTGATGAGATGTCTGCTTTACATAAGAGTGGTACTTGGGAGCTTGTCTCCCTTCCTGCAGGTAGATCTACTGTTGGTTGTCATTGGGTTTACGCAATTAAAATTAGTCCAGATGTTCAGGTAGATCGACTTAAGGCTCGCCTTGTCGCCAAAGGGTATACTCAGATATTTGGGCTAGATTATAGTGACACTTTCGCTCCTGTGGCTAAAATAGCATATGTTCGTCTTTTTCTATCTATGGCTATCGTTCGTCATAGTCCTCTTTATCAGTTGGACATAAAGAATGTTTTTCTGTATGGTGATCTTGAggaagaagtctatatggaACAATCACCTGGTTTTGTTGCTCAGGGGGAGTCTAGTAGCCTTGTATGTCGATTGCGTAGGTCAATCTATCGTCTGAAACAGTCTCCTCGAGCTTGGTTTGGGAAGTTCAGCACAGTAATTCAGGAGTTTGGCATGAATCGTAGTGGAGCTGATCAGACTGTGTTTTATCGACATTCTGCACCAGGTCGATATCTATTtggttgtttatgttga